A stretch of the Marivirga tractuosa DSM 4126 genome encodes the following:
- a CDS encoding Ser-Thr-rich GPI-anchored membrane family protein, translating into MRIIPAVNRYFFLTLFGVLLTISVQAQRVEIKEIYFEEAKIHILYKLEDSKNDRAYQINIYSSKDNFISPLQAVDGDVGVEIYPGDTKEIVWDPFEEFGQDFSDDINIEIRGRVYIPFVKLDDFNYESLKRGKSYEITWTGGASSNILNIALYKGDTKVTVFSNIANVGEHTLYIPKKTEVGEDYRLRISDKNNKDDVVFSKEFAVKRRIPLALQIAPVALVGAGVYFLLPILQSEEDGFDNPQGPPNLNEN; encoded by the coding sequence ATGCGCATTATTCCTGCAGTAAATAGATACTTCTTTTTGACACTTTTTGGAGTGCTTTTGACTATTTCTGTTCAAGCACAGCGAGTTGAAATCAAGGAAATATATTTCGAAGAAGCCAAAATACACATTCTTTACAAATTGGAGGACAGTAAAAATGATAGAGCTTATCAAATTAATATTTATAGTTCCAAAGACAATTTCATTTCCCCTTTGCAAGCGGTGGATGGTGATGTAGGGGTGGAGATTTACCCGGGAGATACCAAAGAAATTGTGTGGGATCCATTCGAAGAATTTGGGCAGGATTTCAGTGATGATATTAACATTGAAATAAGAGGTAGGGTCTATATTCCTTTTGTAAAGCTGGATGATTTCAATTACGAATCTTTAAAAAGAGGCAAAAGCTATGAAATTACTTGGACAGGTGGAGCTTCAAGTAATATTTTAAATATTGCTTTATATAAAGGAGATACCAAAGTAACGGTTTTTTCAAATATTGCTAATGTTGGAGAGCACACTTTATATATTCCAAAAAAGACGGAAGTGGGAGAGGATTATAGATTGCGTATTTCGGATAAAAATAATAAAGATGATGTGGTTTTTTCTAAGGAATTTGCTGTAAAACGAAGAATACCATTAGCATTACAAATTGCACCGGTCGCTCTTGTTGGTGCTGGAGTGTATTTTCTCCTTCCCATTTTGCAAAGCGAAGAGGACGGCTTCGATAATCCTCAAGGACCACCTAATTTGAATGAGAATTAA
- a CDS encoding histidine kinase, producing MADDWPARWVCGEWSSFHGWLYITSDIAILLAYFVIPAIIIFFIQKRHNLPFLPVFWLFGAFIILCGSTHLIDAIMFYWPGYRLSALLRALTALVSLATAFVLIRDLSKLIETKPEDKLKTYQLEKQVKQYEAEIEALKQQLDNQQG from the coding sequence TTGGCTGATGATTGGCCGGCTCGTTGGGTATGTGGGGAATGGTCATCATTTCATGGTTGGCTATATATAACAAGTGATATTGCCATTTTGTTGGCCTATTTTGTTATTCCTGCTATCATTATTTTCTTTATTCAAAAAAGGCATAATCTCCCATTCCTACCTGTTTTTTGGTTGTTCGGTGCATTTATTATTTTGTGTGGTAGTACGCACTTAATTGATGCCATTATGTTTTATTGGCCAGGTTATAGACTTAGTGCATTATTAAGGGCGTTGACTGCTCTTGTAAGTTTGGCAACAGCTTTTGTTTTAATTCGGGATTTGTCAAAGTTAATAGAAACTAAGCCTGAGGATAAACTCAAAACCTATCAGTTAGAAAAACAAGTAAAACAGTATGAAGCAGAGATTGAAGCACTTAAGCAGCAATTGGATAATCAACAGGGGTAA
- a CDS encoding FUSC family protein — MTKNYFQKIQNFLKSPDFLKSVLVTFGIVVPVLIGLKVEQLPYFLSISIGVFLTSSSDVPGSRKHKSIGILIASAIAVLSTIIVTYAAANLYLLLPVMAILIFGISYISVYGFRASLISFAGLLAIVLSFAHQQIGATIFINAMFIGIGGLWYLLLSSLFHPFLQKRQINNNLTECFQLTARYIQIRGKLAIAKQDEKQLKNDLYDLQVNINAIHESLRELLLNERQSSGFSNYKRKQLLIFIELIDILELSMANPANYEKINTLFKNQLHFVSPFIDLVFKLSNRLEEMAVTLQKGRKLEHRDDLEPMIQKCRDSIQVYVQEIKLPKAREGALLLHNLLDYEENQLQKIQSVERIFYDLENRESVGLKSKEGKQFITQQDYDPSILKENFSFKSPIFKHAARLTIAMLLGFGIGTYFSLNNTYWILLTIVVIMRPGYTLTKERSKHRLYGTLIGAAIAAVIVLITQNSYVYAVLSILSLTMALSFIQKNYRTSSIFVTTSIVFIYALINPDAFEVIQYRVIDTLIGASIAFGAGSLLWPAWESDSIKTSIIQTLRANRKYLNEINRFYHQSEGLTDYKLARKEAFLEMGNLNAAFQRMSQEPKSHQENLSQINEIVGLNHTFLAASAALGTFILNRKNDEVSEDFEIILKTVDTNLRQGLQTLLQKAQTENVAAEKLQEAYQHLEERFENLVAIRTKELEKEELKPIDPEFRKNLQASRLITDQLKWLVTISGNLKRVVKSLEEDSSR; from the coding sequence ATGACAAAAAACTACTTCCAAAAGATTCAAAATTTTCTCAAAAGCCCAGATTTTCTTAAATCCGTTTTGGTCACTTTCGGTATTGTAGTGCCTGTTTTGATTGGGTTAAAAGTTGAACAACTCCCCTACTTCCTCAGTATTTCGATTGGTGTATTTTTAACTTCAAGTAGTGATGTTCCGGGTAGTCGCAAGCATAAAAGCATTGGGATTTTAATAGCATCAGCAATAGCGGTCTTATCGACAATTATTGTCACATATGCGGCTGCAAACCTTTACTTATTGCTGCCTGTAATGGCTATACTCATTTTTGGAATATCCTATATCTCAGTTTATGGTTTCAGAGCTTCCTTAATTTCATTTGCTGGTTTGCTAGCTATTGTATTAAGCTTTGCCCATCAACAAATTGGGGCTACAATATTTATTAATGCCATGTTTATTGGGATTGGAGGACTTTGGTATCTACTACTTTCCAGCCTTTTCCATCCATTCCTCCAAAAACGTCAAATCAATAATAATTTGACTGAATGTTTCCAGTTAACCGCAAGATATATTCAAATCAGGGGAAAATTAGCTATTGCCAAACAGGATGAGAAACAGTTGAAAAATGACTTGTATGATTTACAAGTCAACATTAATGCTATTCATGAATCTTTACGAGAGCTGCTACTGAATGAAAGACAGAGCTCCGGATTCTCCAATTACAAAAGAAAGCAGCTACTTATTTTTATTGAATTGATTGACATACTGGAACTCTCAATGGCCAATCCGGCTAATTATGAAAAAATCAATACTCTATTTAAAAATCAATTGCATTTTGTCAGTCCATTTATTGACTTGGTTTTTAAATTATCCAACAGACTGGAAGAAATGGCAGTTACCTTGCAAAAAGGCAGAAAGCTCGAACATAGAGATGACTTAGAACCCATGATTCAAAAATGTAGGGATAGCATTCAAGTCTATGTTCAGGAAATAAAGCTCCCTAAAGCACGTGAAGGGGCACTCTTACTACATAATTTGCTAGACTATGAAGAAAATCAACTGCAAAAAATTCAATCGGTGGAAAGAATTTTTTATGATCTAGAAAATCGAGAAAGTGTTGGATTAAAAAGTAAGGAAGGCAAGCAATTTATCACTCAACAAGATTATGATCCTAGTATTCTTAAAGAAAATTTCAGTTTCAAATCTCCAATATTTAAACACGCAGCACGATTAACAATAGCTATGTTATTAGGATTTGGGATAGGAACCTATTTTTCCCTTAATAATACCTACTGGATTCTACTTACCATTGTCGTCATCATGCGTCCAGGCTATACCTTGACCAAAGAACGATCGAAGCATAGATTATATGGAACATTAATTGGGGCAGCCATTGCTGCTGTCATCGTGTTGATTACACAAAACAGTTATGTCTATGCTGTTCTGTCCATATTATCGCTCACCATGGCATTGAGCTTTATTCAGAAAAACTATAGAACCTCTTCCATATTTGTAACCACTAGTATTGTATTTATTTATGCACTTATCAATCCTGATGCTTTTGAGGTAATACAATATAGAGTGATTGACACTCTGATTGGTGCTTCCATTGCTTTTGGTGCTGGATCACTTCTTTGGCCAGCATGGGAATCAGATAGTATAAAAACAAGCATTATTCAAACCTTAAGAGCCAATCGTAAATACTTAAATGAAATCAATCGATTCTATCACCAATCGGAAGGCCTGACGGATTACAAACTGGCAAGAAAAGAGGCCTTTCTGGAAATGGGTAACTTAAATGCAGCTTTTCAAAGAATGAGCCAGGAGCCTAAATCACATCAAGAAAATTTAAGTCAGATCAACGAAATCGTAGGCTTAAATCACACCTTTTTGGCTGCTAGTGCTGCATTAGGAACATTTATTTTGAATCGAAAGAACGATGAAGTATCAGAAGATTTTGAAATCATTTTAAAAACTGTGGATACTAATTTGAGGCAAGGTCTACAGACTCTGCTTCAAAAAGCACAGACAGAAAATGTAGCCGCAGAAAAACTACAAGAAGCCTATCAACACCTGGAAGAAAGATTTGAAAATCTTGTAGCTATTCGAACAAAAGAGCTAGAAAAAGAAGAGCTTAAACCCATCGATCCTGAATTTAGAAAAAATTTGCAAGCAAGCCGTTTAATAACAGACCAATTGAAATGGTTAGTTACAATATCGGGGAATTTGAAGAGAGTGGTGAAGTCTCTTGAGGAAGACTCCTCACGCTAA
- a CDS encoding YdeI/OmpD-associated family protein produces the protein MNKNEKWQQELKFLRAIINKTELEKTQKWGGEVYTLNNGNILMIGAFKNYVSIWFFNGVFLKDTYDVLGNAQDGKTKAMRHWQFVSVEEMEENKIMEYIQEAIENEKKGLKWKPEKSDEIEIPEIFQEALNSNKEFKNAFNELTPFKQKEYIEHIDSAKREATKISRLEKIKPMILDGVGLNDKYRK, from the coding sequence ATGAACAAAAATGAAAAATGGCAACAGGAGCTGAAATTTTTAAGAGCTATTATCAATAAAACAGAATTGGAGAAAACCCAAAAATGGGGAGGGGAAGTCTATACTCTTAATAATGGAAATATTTTAATGATAGGGGCATTTAAAAATTATGTCAGTATATGGTTTTTCAACGGTGTGTTTTTGAAAGATACTTATGATGTTTTAGGAAATGCACAAGACGGAAAAACTAAAGCCATGCGCCATTGGCAATTCGTTTCAGTGGAAGAAATGGAGGAAAATAAAATCATGGAATACATCCAAGAAGCAATTGAAAACGAGAAGAAAGGCTTGAAATGGAAGCCAGAGAAATCCGATGAAATTGAAATCCCTGAGATTTTTCAAGAAGCCCTTAATTCTAATAAAGAATTTAAAAATGCTTTTAATGAACTTACCCCATTTAAACAAAAAGAATATATTGAACACATTGATTCAGCTAAAAGAGAAGCTACAAAAATCAGTAGATTAGAGAAAATTAAGCCTATGATTTTGGATGGGGTAGGGTTGAATGATAAGTACAGGAAGTGA
- a CDS encoding YciI-like protein, with the protein MNYYLLFYKTIENYVEKRDPYRSEHLKIAEDAHQNGSLVMAGAMAEPADGAVLIFKGESPKIAEDFANSDPYVKNGLIKSWEVRPWTVVVGQNF; encoded by the coding sequence ATGAACTACTACCTCCTATTTTACAAAACCATTGAAAATTATGTTGAAAAAAGAGATCCCTATCGCTCCGAACATTTAAAAATAGCTGAGGATGCTCATCAAAATGGTAGCTTAGTTATGGCCGGTGCCATGGCAGAACCGGCTGATGGAGCAGTTTTGATTTTTAAAGGGGAAAGTCCTAAAATAGCAGAAGATTTTGCCAATAGTGATCCTTATGTAAAAAACGGCTTAATCAAAAGCTGGGAAGTAAGACCTTGGACGGTAGTGGTTGGTCAAAATTTTTAA
- a CDS encoding OsmC family protein — protein sequence MKDHHYQSLLKWTGNTGKGTKSYTSYERSYDIIIENKPTLKGSADPGFRGDASLHNPEDVFLASISSCHMLWYLHLCAVNKITVIDYQDKASATMQEDSQGKGHFTGAILHPEVIILEKDKIELAESLHQKANEYCFIANSCNFPIQHDPTIKLAD from the coding sequence ATGAAAGACCACCACTACCAATCCCTTTTAAAATGGACAGGAAATACTGGAAAAGGAACTAAATCCTATACTTCCTACGAAAGATCTTATGATATTATTATCGAAAATAAACCTACACTAAAAGGTAGCGCAGACCCCGGATTTAGAGGAGATGCTTCCCTCCATAATCCTGAAGACGTGTTTTTAGCTTCAATCTCCTCTTGTCATATGCTGTGGTATCTGCATTTATGTGCTGTCAATAAAATCACGGTAATTGATTATCAAGATAAAGCGAGCGCAACAATGCAAGAGGATAGTCAAGGGAAAGGTCATTTCACTGGAGCCATTTTACATCCTGAAGTCATTATATTAGAAAAAGATAAAATTGAATTAGCTGAATCGCTTCATCAAAAAGCAAATGAGTATTGCTTCATTGCCAATTCCTGTAACTTTCCTATTCAACACGACCCTACTATCAAGCTCGCAGATTGA
- a CDS encoding RNA polymerase sigma factor: protein MQKEDLISQAQTGDTYAQGELVREWYPRIYNYAFKYFGEADLANEAAQQTFIAMHHKIGQLKECDKFKPWIYTIVTNICRQESRKGKRHRWLSFDQLLPKQEEESSPAWEISKPGESNPEQSYLQGELGDILTKCLQQLSKDQREVLIMKEYEGLKFREIAEALNTSENTVKSRLYYAFSHMRKLLAKENITEKSLQYEN from the coding sequence GTGCAAAAAGAAGATTTAATATCACAAGCTCAGACTGGAGACACTTACGCTCAAGGGGAGTTGGTAAGGGAATGGTACCCGCGTATCTACAATTATGCATTCAAATATTTTGGTGAAGCTGATTTGGCTAATGAGGCAGCACAGCAGACTTTTATAGCCATGCATCATAAGATTGGGCAATTAAAAGAATGTGATAAGTTCAAACCCTGGATTTACACTATTGTCACTAATATTTGCAGGCAAGAAAGTAGAAAAGGCAAAAGACATAGATGGCTCAGTTTTGATCAGTTACTACCCAAACAAGAGGAAGAAAGTAGCCCAGCTTGGGAAATTTCAAAACCGGGAGAAAGTAATCCTGAGCAAAGCTATTTGCAAGGAGAGCTAGGAGATATTTTGACGAAATGTCTTCAGCAACTCAGCAAAGATCAGCGGGAAGTATTGATTATGAAAGAGTATGAAGGTTTGAAATTTAGAGAAATTGCAGAGGCGTTGAATACTTCTGAAAACACGGTTAAATCAAGATTGTACTATGCATTTTCTCACATGAGGAAACTATTAGCAAAAGAAAACATTACTGAAAAAAGTTTACAATATGAAAACTGA
- a CDS encoding anti-sigma factor family protein, producing the protein MKTEDWKAKMMDYLYNELNPEERKAFEEEMAQNPELKEELEAFQSGKNILGNWEDEEVSAPPFINIHNNPERNNSQTGFKWFLSVAASLLILMVAAKFTGLEISNQKGEFRIAFGQEINPDQQAGKAEIEQMVNTALANYEQKLDAERKEDKQELESYLTQQSKQNKQLINNYLTGLQENNVEMMQAYWHKSNEQQQIYTENLLTNFAEYIDQQRKEDMDYLFAKMELMESDKDLFKIETGQMINSLASNQQEEWAY; encoded by the coding sequence ATGAAAACTGAAGATTGGAAAGCGAAAATGATGGATTATCTCTATAATGAGTTAAATCCTGAAGAAAGAAAAGCTTTTGAGGAGGAGATGGCTCAGAACCCTGAGTTAAAAGAAGAACTAGAAGCTTTTCAAAGTGGTAAAAATATATTGGGAAATTGGGAAGATGAAGAAGTCAGTGCACCTCCCTTTATCAATATTCATAATAACCCTGAAAGGAATAATAGCCAAACAGGATTCAAATGGTTCCTTTCTGTTGCGGCCTCACTATTGATTTTGATGGTAGCAGCAAAGTTTACCGGTTTGGAAATCAGTAATCAAAAAGGTGAATTTAGAATAGCTTTCGGACAAGAAATCAATCCTGATCAACAAGCAGGAAAAGCAGAAATTGAACAGATGGTAAATACTGCTTTGGCCAATTATGAGCAAAAGTTGGATGCTGAAAGAAAAGAAGATAAGCAGGAATTGGAAAGTTATCTTACTCAGCAAAGCAAGCAAAATAAGCAACTGATTAATAATTATCTAACTGGTTTGCAAGAAAATAATGTGGAAATGATGCAAGCCTATTGGCACAAAAGCAATGAACAACAGCAAATTTATACAGAAAACCTACTGACAAATTTTGCTGAATACATTGACCAACAACGTAAAGAAGATATGGATTATCTCTTCGCAAAAATGGAGTTGATGGAATCAGATAAGGACTTATTTAAAATAGAAACAGGACAAATGATTAATAGTTTGGCAAGTAATCAACAGGAAGAATGGGCTTATTAA
- a CDS encoding DUF5686 and carboxypeptidase regulatory-like domain-containing protein: protein MNKFFFGHDQAIARKESFQSFFGSASIGFTFIILLISNHSLLAQSAQIYGTVKSETGENMPYTNVVILGKAIGTSTNYDGEYSLKLNPGNYMVSYQFIGYKSEVREVTLKANQKLEINPTLSIEKVLLNAVEVSAKAENPAYEIIRNAQDNREKHLKENKEISYNIYTKLFGKSETNSASSINFFGTLLSPQKGIFYLSESVNKIYQHRFDKKTQVLEASLVLGDSVNASKNNPIFIDLYQNRPISVGNEIVQNRIVSPIASDAFSFYDYDYLGTFEEQGQTIHKIKLIPRGTNRTVFRGEVYISENGWRVHQSHLKLKSITGDAEINTQYIRDSDTDSYLPFSSSFILKQSSNKTEIYFHNICYDYDLEALLPEDSEELNRKIDKTDYAKSPSWWEATRPIELTEDEKKAYKIDRAINNNSWEFKKSENDPIYQGLAGEKESTFFQKYQRAMNSGQWELNEKLGLDVSIFTFNTVEGGVLKPELTFEDKFKNDHQYSAYGSVRYGFASKNFYAKGAFSYELNPANISEIKVEGGSYVEQISGNPSISNYWNLFYSVFEKLNYQKLFQKDYISLKWKRELINGLDIQLGTSFNRRSPLQNNSNFNWYDEEEEARDFTPNQAFIQGEYQNFQQNDLVEANVLLSYQPKRKYNLINGRKIPLTSKYPIFKTGFDFGAVDTEYSRIWTNVSDRWSINSLGFSALSLSYGQFLNSSNITPIDYFHFMGNRTFVYQSQKQFGLAYQLLDYYQYSNSDYFIGANFDHDFDGAILGRIPLLKKIGLKSYLFANYLKTEQSPQYSEIGFGLTSSYFPIRFNYAFSFEENNFQRSGFLINLSF from the coding sequence ATGAATAAATTTTTCTTTGGCCATGACCAAGCCATAGCAAGAAAAGAATCTTTTCAATCTTTTTTCGGGAGTGCATCAATAGGATTTACTTTCATAATTCTACTCATATCAAATCATTCACTTTTAGCCCAATCTGCTCAAATCTATGGTACAGTAAAATCTGAAACTGGCGAAAATATGCCTTATACCAATGTGGTAATTTTAGGCAAAGCGATTGGAACCTCCACTAACTATGATGGTGAGTATTCCTTAAAACTCAACCCAGGGAATTATATGGTTAGCTATCAGTTTATTGGCTATAAAAGTGAAGTGAGAGAAGTTACTTTGAAAGCAAATCAGAAATTAGAGATTAATCCAACCCTTAGCATTGAAAAAGTACTCTTAAATGCTGTTGAGGTAAGTGCAAAAGCTGAAAATCCGGCTTATGAAATTATTCGGAATGCACAGGATAATCGAGAAAAACACCTAAAGGAAAATAAAGAAATAAGCTACAATATTTACACTAAACTATTTGGTAAGTCCGAAACAAATTCAGCCTCGTCCATTAATTTTTTCGGAACATTGCTTAGCCCTCAAAAAGGTATTTTTTATTTATCTGAATCTGTTAATAAAATATATCAGCATAGATTCGATAAAAAAACCCAAGTGCTGGAAGCCTCCTTGGTTCTTGGCGATAGTGTAAATGCCAGTAAGAACAATCCTATTTTTATTGATCTCTATCAAAATAGACCCATTTCAGTTGGTAACGAAATAGTGCAAAATCGAATAGTTTCACCAATAGCTTCTGATGCTTTTAGCTTTTACGATTATGACTATCTTGGTACGTTTGAAGAACAAGGGCAAACTATTCATAAAATCAAATTAATACCCAGAGGCACGAATAGGACCGTTTTTAGGGGTGAAGTATATATTTCAGAAAATGGTTGGAGAGTTCACCAATCACATCTAAAATTAAAAAGCATTACAGGTGACGCAGAAATCAACACACAATATATTCGAGATAGTGACACGGATTCTTATCTGCCTTTTTCATCCAGCTTTATTTTAAAGCAGAGTAGCAATAAAACAGAAATCTATTTTCATAATATCTGCTATGATTACGATTTAGAGGCTCTGCTACCAGAGGATTCTGAAGAATTGAACAGAAAAATCGACAAAACAGATTATGCTAAATCACCATCTTGGTGGGAGGCAACCAGACCAATAGAACTGACAGAGGATGAAAAAAAAGCATATAAAATTGATAGAGCCATTAATAATAATTCGTGGGAATTTAAGAAATCTGAGAATGACCCAATCTATCAAGGTTTAGCAGGAGAGAAGGAATCTACATTTTTTCAAAAATATCAAAGAGCAATGAATTCTGGTCAATGGGAACTTAATGAAAAGCTAGGATTGGATGTCAGTATTTTTACATTCAATACAGTAGAGGGGGGAGTTTTAAAACCTGAATTGACATTTGAAGATAAATTTAAAAATGATCATCAATATTCAGCCTATGGATCAGTGAGGTACGGTTTTGCCAGTAAGAATTTTTATGCGAAGGGAGCATTTTCTTATGAATTAAATCCTGCAAATATTAGTGAAATTAAAGTTGAAGGAGGCAGTTATGTAGAACAAATCTCAGGCAATCCTTCCATTTCTAATTATTGGAATTTGTTTTATTCTGTTTTTGAAAAGCTAAATTACCAAAAGCTTTTTCAAAAGGATTATATCTCATTAAAATGGAAACGTGAACTTATCAATGGATTGGACATCCAATTGGGCACTTCATTTAATAGAAGATCTCCTTTACAAAATAATTCAAATTTTAATTGGTATGACGAAGAGGAAGAGGCTAGAGATTTCACACCCAATCAAGCTTTTATTCAAGGAGAATATCAGAATTTCCAGCAAAATGATTTAGTGGAAGCGAATGTATTATTAAGCTATCAGCCGAAACGTAAATACAATTTGATCAACGGAAGAAAAATACCACTAACCTCAAAATACCCGATATTCAAAACTGGGTTTGATTTTGGAGCAGTGGATACTGAGTACAGCAGAATATGGACCAATGTTTCAGACAGATGGTCTATTAACTCCCTTGGCTTTAGTGCTTTGAGTTTGAGTTACGGTCAATTTTTGAATTCAAGCAATATTACGCCAATAGACTACTTCCACTTTATGGGTAATAGAACATTTGTTTATCAAAGCCAAAAACAATTTGGCCTTGCCTATCAATTATTAGATTATTATCAATATAGTAATTCAGATTATTTCATTGGGGCTAATTTTGATCATGATTTTGATGGGGCTATTTTAGGTAGAATTCCACTTTTGAAAAAAATTGGGTTGAAATCCTATCTTTTCGCCAATTACCTAAAAACTGAACAAAGCCCTCAATATTCTGAAATTGGTTTTGGCTTAACATCCTCCTACTTTCCAATAAGGTTTAATTATGCCTTTTCTTTCGAGGAGAATAACTTTCAAAGGAGTGGCTTTTTAATTAATCTTTCTTTCTAG
- a CDS encoding ATP-grasp domain-containing protein: MNSTLLYLTDLYYPAKGRNYYEEDVYITSQLKQHFNILIGNPQQALAFLDKSDFIVFRNTGPVAYYQQYFDEFVETVKQKGIPTFNSFDGKADMKGKQYLLDLFDLNFPVIPSVDSTKKLHLLPNSDQYIIKLKNGADSIGMEKVSKEEINNTKIEDKLIQPFIDFEYEVSFYFINDEFQYALYAPDKSKRWDLRTYKATEQDLKFAQRFIQWNNMKRGIQRVDACKLKDGSLLLVELEDLNPFLSLDLLSEKTKNGFINKFVSALKEITF, encoded by the coding sequence ATGAATTCTACCTTGTTATATTTAACTGATCTTTACTACCCAGCAAAAGGCAGAAATTACTATGAGGAAGATGTATACATCACGTCTCAGTTGAAACAGCATTTTAATATCTTAATTGGCAATCCTCAGCAAGCCTTGGCTTTTTTGGATAAATCTGATTTTATAGTTTTCAGAAATACAGGGCCTGTTGCTTATTATCAGCAATATTTTGATGAATTTGTGGAAACCGTAAAGCAAAAAGGAATTCCCACTTTCAATTCATTTGATGGAAAAGCCGATATGAAAGGGAAGCAATACTTGCTGGATTTATTTGACCTCAATTTTCCAGTAATCCCTAGTGTAGATAGTACAAAAAAACTTCATTTACTTCCTAATTCTGATCAATACATCATTAAGTTAAAAAATGGGGCTGATTCCATCGGAATGGAAAAAGTCAGTAAAGAAGAAATAAATAACACAAAAATTGAGGACAAGTTGATTCAGCCATTTATAGATTTCGAATATGAAGTTTCTTTCTATTTCATAAATGATGAATTTCAATATGCATTATATGCACCTGATAAAAGTAAAAGATGGGATTTAAGAACATATAAAGCCACTGAACAAGATTTGAAATTCGCCCAAAGATTTATCCAGTGGAACAATATGAAAAGAGGAATTCAAAGAGTGGATGCCTGTAAATTAAAAGATGGAAGCTTATTATTGGTTGAACTGGAAGATTTAAACCCATTTTTATCTTTAGATTTGTTAAGTGAAAAAACAAAAAATGGATTCATTAACAAATTTGTATCAGCACTGAAGGAAATCACTTTCTAA
- a CDS encoding shikimate dehydrogenase family protein, whose amino-acid sequence MSEQGFKVSLKPESKFIFSTSGSASSIEKHNTALQKLGLNLVYFTFPHDIAAKDYADLLRSRISRGGAVTGKDGLKSKIIPFLDEVEEIAKKTLAVNTVVNENGKLYGYNTDAIGLKTALENALKSTTHSIKTAAIYGNGGVSGVAYHILKELGLKVKLTGRNPEKVKAKKEDLGIEDDEISAPYDLIVDATPISSQPNFLEAKGFSELLNNCKMLFCHNMPEKDNKPNYLKSYCEENNIEFIPGSAMYKAQLIRQYQLFIGDISAEAIIEKWHLKD is encoded by the coding sequence ATGTCAGAACAAGGATTTAAAGTATCATTAAAGCCCGAGTCAAAATTCATTTTCTCTACCTCAGGAAGTGCCAGCTCTATTGAAAAACATAATACTGCTTTGCAAAAGCTAGGTTTGAATTTGGTGTATTTTACTTTCCCGCACGATATTGCAGCGAAAGACTATGCTGATCTATTGCGTTCACGAATTTCAAGAGGCGGTGCTGTCACAGGTAAAGACGGACTAAAATCCAAGATTATCCCTTTTCTGGATGAAGTGGAAGAGATTGCTAAAAAAACTTTGGCAGTGAATACGGTGGTGAATGAAAATGGAAAACTTTATGGATACAATACGGATGCGATCGGATTGAAAACGGCTTTAGAAAATGCTTTGAAATCAACTACTCATTCCATTAAAACAGCAGCGATATATGGAAATGGCGGAGTATCGGGTGTAGCTTACCACATCTTGAAGGAATTGGGATTGAAAGTCAAACTGACTGGTAGAAATCCTGAAAAAGTGAAAGCTAAAAAAGAGGACTTAGGAATTGAAGATGATGAAATATCAGCACCTTATGATCTAATAGTAGATGCGACTCCTATTTCATCTCAGCCTAATTTCTTAGAAGCAAAAGGCTTTTCCGAATTGCTAAACAATTGTAAAATGCTTTTCTGTCACAATATGCCCGAAAAGGATAACAAACCTAATTACTTAAAAAGCTATTGCGAAGAAAACAATATTGAATTCATTCCAGGCAGTGCCATGTATAAAGCCCAATTGATTCGACAGTATCAGCTTTTTATTGGTGATATATCTGCGGAAGCAATAATAGAGAAGTGGCACCTTAAGGACTAA